The following proteins are encoded in a genomic region of Methylococcales bacterium:
- a CDS encoding ABC transporter permease — MVVLWTDALIYLLLIMLIGLSLYLSGKPQLKRPLQKIAAHKTGMLSLVFLLFFIAIGLLDSIHFKSNETSAKPIISLLDYWATPLRTQGEKTYSAPFSTHLFSKEMSILEDGSKVWRYPRLKYGGSHLQNPEKEKIGDIFTHVMMGFLKTFVLLGVIVWWVRKKTRTIKFVGGLVFILMSITSISIHLSGYYHILGTDKVGEDVFYQAIKSIRTGLVIGSLTTLIMLPLAIIFGIMAGFFRGWVDDLIQYVYTTLNSIPSVLLIAASILMVQVYMANHEQDFTSLLIRADMRLLFLCLILGVTSWTGLCRLLRAETLKLREMDYVQAAEALGVKRGAILYRHILPNVMHIVLISVVLDFSALVLAEAVLSYINIGVDPTTYSWGNMINGARLEMAREPIVWWSLTASFVFMFSLVLSANLFADCVRDAFDPRRAEY; from the coding sequence ATGGTGGTTTTATGGACAGACGCGCTGATTTACTTATTATTGATTATGTTAATCGGCTTAAGCCTGTATTTGTCAGGAAAACCTCAATTAAAACGCCCGTTACAGAAAATAGCGGCCCATAAAACAGGGATGTTATCACTGGTTTTTTTATTATTTTTTATTGCGATTGGCTTATTGGACTCGATTCACTTTAAATCCAATGAAACCAGTGCGAAACCTATTATTAGTCTGTTAGATTATTGGGCAACGCCTTTACGAACACAGGGTGAAAAAACCTATTCCGCCCCGTTTTCGACGCATCTTTTTAGTAAAGAAATGAGTATTCTTGAGGATGGCTCTAAAGTTTGGCGTTATCCTCGCTTAAAATATGGCGGCAGTCATTTACAAAATCCAGAAAAAGAAAAAATAGGCGATATTTTTACTCACGTTATGATGGGCTTCTTAAAAACATTTGTTTTATTAGGCGTTATTGTGTGGTGGGTTAGAAAAAAAACACGGACGATAAAATTTGTTGGCGGCTTGGTTTTTATTCTAATGTCGATAACCTCAATCTCCATTCATCTTTCAGGCTATTATCATATTTTAGGCACCGATAAAGTCGGCGAAGATGTGTTTTATCAAGCGATTAAAAGCATCCGAACAGGCTTGGTGATTGGTTCATTAACCACCTTAATTATGCTGCCTTTAGCGATTATATTTGGCATCATGGCGGGATTTTTTCGAGGCTGGGTTGATGACCTTATTCAATATGTTTATACCACCTTAAACTCGATCCCCAGTGTGTTATTAATTGCCGCCTCCATCTTAATGGTGCAGGTTTACATGGCGAATCATGAGCAAGATTTTACCAGTTTATTGATTCGTGCCGACATGCGTTTATTGTTTTTATGTTTGATTTTAGGGGTCACAAGCTGGACAGGGTTGTGTCGATTATTACGCGCTGAAACTTTAAAGTTGCGTGAAATGGATTATGTGCAGGCGGCAGAAGCGTTAGGGGTTAAGCGAGGAGCGATTTTATACCGTCATATTTTACCGAATGTGATGCACATTGTACTGATTTCTGTCGTTTTAGATTTTAGTGCTTTAGTATTGGCCGAAGCCGTTTTATCTTATATTAATATTGGTGTTGACCCAACGACTTACAGTTGGGGAAATATGATTAATGGAGCGCGATTAGAAATGGCTCGTGAACCGATTGTTTGGTGGTCATTAACCGCCTCGTTTGTGTTTATGTTTAGCTTAGTATTATCCGCGAATTTATTTGCCGATTGCGTCAGAGATGCCTTTGATCCTAGGCGCGCAGAATATTAG
- the ubiD gene encoding 4-hydroxy-3-polyprenylbenzoate decarboxylase: MKYKDLRDFIKQLEKQGELKRITVEVDPVLEMTEICDRTLKQGGPALLFENPKGSNIPVLANLFGTPHRVAMGMGAESVSALREIGELLAILKEPEPPKGMKDALEKLPVYKSVLNMAQKVVKSPPCQELTREGDAIDLADYPIQTCWPEDAAPLITWPLVITRGPNKARLNLGIYRLQVIAKNKVIMRWLTHRGGALDFKEFQEQYPDKPYPVAVALGADPATILGAVTPVPDSLSEYAFAGLLRGSKTEVANCLLSDLQVPASAEIVLEGFIYPNETAPEGPFGDHTGYYNEVDDFPVFTIEKITQRQAPIYHSTYTGRPPDEPAILGLALNEVFIPILQKQFPEIIDFYLPPEGCSYRMAVISMKKQYAGHAKRVMFGTWSFLRQFMYTKFVIVVDEDVDVRNWQDVIWAMTTRMDPARDLTILENTPIDYLDFASPVSGLGSKVGFDATNKWEGETTREWGRTIKMSEDVVKKVDEMWKTLGI, encoded by the coding sequence ATGAAATATAAAGATTTACGCGACTTTATTAAGCAATTAGAAAAACAAGGTGAATTAAAACGCATCACCGTTGAAGTTGACCCCGTTTTAGAAATGACTGAAATATGTGATCGTACTTTAAAACAAGGAGGGCCTGCTTTATTATTTGAAAACCCAAAAGGTTCAAATATTCCTGTCTTGGCCAATTTATTCGGCACGCCGCATCGCGTGGCTATGGGGATGGGTGCAGAATCTGTCAGCGCATTACGTGAGATTGGTGAATTATTAGCGATTTTAAAAGAACCTGAACCACCTAAAGGGATGAAAGATGCGTTAGAAAAGCTTCCCGTTTATAAAAGCGTTTTAAACATGGCACAAAAAGTGGTTAAATCGCCACCGTGTCAAGAATTAACCCGTGAAGGCGATGCGATTGATTTAGCCGATTATCCGATTCAAACCTGCTGGCCAGAAGATGCCGCGCCTTTAATTACCTGGCCTTTAGTGATTACACGAGGTCCGAATAAAGCCCGCCTTAATTTAGGGATTTATCGCTTACAGGTGATTGCTAAAAATAAAGTGATTATGCGTTGGCTAACCCATCGAGGTGGGGCTTTAGATTTTAAAGAATTTCAAGAACAATACCCTGATAAACCTTACCCTGTTGCCGTTGCTTTAGGGGCTGATCCTGCAACTATTTTAGGGGCAGTAACGCCTGTTCCTGATTCATTATCCGAATATGCGTTTGCAGGTTTATTGCGGGGCAGTAAAACCGAAGTGGCCAACTGTTTATTAAGCGACTTACAAGTTCCTGCCAGTGCCGAAATTGTTTTAGAAGGCTTTATTTATCCGAATGAGACCGCTCCAGAAGGGCCTTTTGGCGATCACACCGGCTATTATAATGAAGTTGATGACTTTCCTGTGTTTACCATTGAAAAAATCACTCAACGTCAAGCCCCCATTTATCATAGTACCTATACTGGCAGACCCCCTGACGAACCTGCTATTTTAGGGCTTGCACTCAATGAAGTTTTTATACCCATTTTACAAAAACAATTTCCAGAAATTATTGATTTTTATTTGCCGCCCGAAGGCTGTTCCTATCGAATGGCGGTTATTAGCATGAAAAAACAGTACGCAGGTCATGCTAAACGGGTTATGTTTGGAACGTGGTCATTTTTACGTCAATTTATGTACACTAAATTTGTCATTGTTGTCGATGAGGATGTTGATGTGCGTAACTGGCAGGATGTTATTTGGGCGATGACCACACGGATGGATCCTGCGCGTGATTTAACTATTTTAGAAAATACGCCGATAGATTATTTAGATTTTGCATCGCCTGTTTCAGGCTTAGGCTCAAAAGTAGGCTTTGATGCAACTAATAAATGGGAAGGGGAAACCACTCGTGAATGGGGCCGAACGATTAAAATGTCAGAGGATGTGGTTAAAAAAGTTGATGAGATGTGGAAAACGTTAGGGATTTAA
- a CDS encoding ferritin-like domain-containing protein — translation MTEAETKKAIDVLNKIMEIELAGVVRYTHYSLMVYGYNRIPIVSWMKSNAEEGLVHAHKAGELVTLLGGHPSLKIGKLLETEQHDMGDILRESMIHEKAALKGYYKLLKIAEEGVSVLLEEYARDMIVNEELHLDEVNKMLRHPGDVAAYKA, via the coding sequence ATGACAGAAGCAGAAACTAAAAAAGCGATTGATGTACTGAATAAAATAATGGAAATTGAATTAGCGGGTGTTGTGCGTTATACCCATTATTCATTAATGGTTTATGGGTACAATAGAATCCCCATTGTTAGTTGGATGAAAAGTAATGCTGAAGAGGGGCTGGTTCATGCGCATAAAGCGGGAGAATTAGTGACTCTTTTAGGTGGGCATCCATCGTTAAAAATTGGAAAATTACTGGAAACTGAACAGCATGATATGGGGGATATTTTACGTGAAAGTATGATTCATGAAAAAGCCGCCTTAAAAGGTTATTATAAGTTATTGAAAATAGCCGAAGAGGGCGTTTCAGTTTTATTAGAAGAATACGCAAGAGATATGATTGTGAATGAAGAGCTGCATCTTGATGAAGTTAATAAAATGTTAAGACATCCTGGTGATGTTGCCGCCTATAAAGCTTAA
- a CDS encoding phosphatidylglycerophosphatase A encodes MTIFLENYGKTQLTPKQIIRDPILFLAFGFGSGLVKKAPGTMGTVAAIPVYWVMAQFNIWIFCLLTLIITLVGIWICDEAAKKLEVHDFGGIVWDEIAGYLITMAFTVAVIPFSWPAIIVGFLLFRFFDILKPQPIKWVDSKVEGGLGIMLDDVIAGLFAGIILFFIF; translated from the coding sequence ATGACTATTTTTCTTGAAAATTATGGCAAAACCCAATTAACCCCTAAGCAAATTATCCGTGACCCCATTTTATTTTTAGCCTTTGGCTTTGGTTCAGGATTGGTTAAAAAAGCCCCAGGAACCATGGGAACGGTGGCTGCTATTCCTGTTTATTGGGTTATGGCTCAATTTAATATTTGGATTTTTTGCTTGCTGACGCTAATCATTACTCTTGTGGGTATTTGGATTTGCGATGAGGCGGCAAAAAAATTAGAGGTTCACGATTTTGGTGGAATTGTTTGGGATGAAATTGCAGGCTATTTGATTACGATGGCGTTTACGGTCGCCGTTATCCCGTTTTCATGGCCCGCTATTATTGTTGGGTTTCTCTTATTTAGATTTTTTGATATTTTAAAACCTCAACCGATTAAATGGGTGGACAGTAAAGTCGAAGGCGGCCTAGGTATTATGTTAGATGATGTCATTGCGGGTCTTTTTGCAGGAATTATTTTATTTTTTATTTTTTAA
- a CDS encoding Na(+)-translocating NADH-quinone reductase subunit A, with product MQFNITNGLDLPITGQPEQKISDGNTVKSVAVLGQDFIGLKPKMMVAEGDTVKLGQALFADKQNSGVVFTSPAAGVVTAINRGAKRVLQSVVIEIKGKKEETFKKYAADKLNELTSDKVKENLLASGLWISFKNRPYGKVPHTDITPAAIFVTAMDTRPLAADPTLIIKERADDFAHGLTVISKLSSGKTYLCKATGADITSSEVAVAEFSGAHPAGLASTHIHFLDPVHHDKTVWHLDYQAVIAIGALFTTGKLNVERVVSLAGPAVKNPRLIRTRVGANTNDLVLGELSDDENRVISGSVLFGHEAIDWASYLGCYSLQISALKEGRQRELFGWIVAGKDKYSAMNIYTSSRDRKDNRLFPLTTDKNGSNRAVVPVGVYETVMPMDILATPLIKALLVGDTDQAQLLGCLELDEEDMSLFTFVDPGKHDFAPVLRVNLTKIEVEG from the coding sequence ATGCAATTTAATATAACTAACGGTTTAGATTTACCTATTACGGGTCAACCTGAACAAAAAATTTCGGATGGCAACACGGTTAAGTCCGTTGCTGTTCTTGGGCAGGATTTTATTGGCTTAAAACCTAAAATGATGGTCGCAGAAGGCGATACCGTTAAATTAGGTCAAGCTTTGTTTGCAGATAAACAAAATTCTGGCGTCGTATTTACCTCGCCTGCAGCGGGTGTCGTCACTGCGATTAATCGCGGCGCAAAGCGAGTATTACAATCGGTTGTCATTGAAATTAAAGGGAAGAAAGAAGAAACCTTTAAAAAATACGCAGCTGATAAACTGAATGAATTAACCTCGGATAAGGTTAAGGAAAATTTATTAGCATCGGGTCTTTGGATATCATTTAAAAATCGTCCTTACGGTAAAGTGCCTCATACGGACATCACCCCTGCGGCCATTTTTGTGACCGCAATGGATACCCGTCCACTCGCAGCCGATCCTACCCTTATTATTAAGGAACGGGCGGATGATTTTGCTCATGGCTTAACGGTTATATCAAAACTAAGCAGCGGTAAAACCTATCTTTGCAAAGCAACGGGTGCTGATATTACCAGTTCAGAGGTTGCGGTTGCTGAATTTTCAGGGGCGCATCCAGCAGGCTTGGCAAGTACCCATATTCATTTTCTTGATCCCGTTCATCACGATAAAACCGTTTGGCATTTAGATTACCAAGCCGTGATTGCGATAGGCGCGTTATTTACCACAGGTAAACTTAATGTTGAGCGTGTGGTTTCGCTTGCAGGGCCTGCGGTTAAAAACCCGCGTTTAATTCGTACCCGTGTTGGGGCGAATACCAATGATTTGGTTCTGGGTGAATTAAGCGATGATGAAAATCGTGTGATTTCTGGGTCAGTTTTATTCGGTCATGAAGCCATTGATTGGGCCAGCTACTTAGGCTGTTATTCATTACAAATTTCAGCGTTGAAAGAAGGTCGTCAACGTGAGTTATTTGGCTGGATTGTGGCGGGTAAAGATAAATATTCCGCAATGAATATTTACACGTCAAGTCGTGACCGTAAAGACAATCGTTTGTTTCCTTTAACCACTGATAAAAATGGCAGTAACCGTGCGGTTGTGCCTGTGGGTGTTTATGAAACGGTGATGCCAATGGATATTTTGGCCACCCCGTTAATTAAAGCCTTATTAGTCGGCGATACCGACCAAGCACAATTATTAGGCTGCTTGGAATTGGACGAAGAAGACATGAGTTTGTTTACTTTCGTTGATCCTGGTAAACATGATTTCGCCCCTGTATTAAGGGTAAATTTAACCAAAATTGAGGTGGAAGGATGA